From the Pseudomonas sp. SORT22 genome, one window contains:
- the narI gene encoding respiratory nitrate reductase subunit gamma, translating into MSKWNLLMFGVYPYVALAICLLGSWARFDLSQYSWKAGSSQMLDKRGMRVASNLFHVGVLFVLAGHFVGLLTPASVYHHVLSTEHKQLLAMVSGGFFGLLCLIGLIMLLHRRLTEPRVRATSSTSDILILLVLLAQLVLGLLTIVASTGHMDGSVMVMLADWAQNTVLLRPVDAAAAIAPVSLVYKLHVLLGLTLFVLFPFTRLVHIVSAPVWYLGRRYQIVRQKA; encoded by the coding sequence ATGTCTAAGTGGAACCTGTTGATGTTCGGGGTCTATCCCTATGTCGCCCTGGCGATCTGCTTGCTCGGCAGTTGGGCACGGTTTGACCTTTCGCAGTACAGCTGGAAGGCCGGCTCCAGCCAGATGCTCGACAAGCGCGGCATGCGCGTGGCGAGCAACCTGTTCCATGTCGGCGTGCTGTTCGTGTTGGCCGGGCACTTCGTCGGCCTGCTGACCCCGGCGTCGGTCTATCACCATGTGCTTAGCACCGAGCACAAGCAGCTGCTGGCGATGGTTTCTGGTGGTTTCTTCGGCCTGCTGTGCCTGATCGGCCTGATCATGCTGCTGCACCGGCGCCTGACCGAGCCACGGGTGCGGGCGACTTCCAGCACCTCGGACATTCTCATCTTGCTGGTATTGCTCGCGCAACTGGTACTCGGCCTGCTGACCATCGTCGCCTCCACCGGCCATATGGACGGCTCGGTGATGGTCATGCTCGCCGACTGGGCGCAGAACACCGTGCTGCTGCGCCCGGTGGATGCGGCGGCGGCAATCGCCCCGGTGAGCCTGGTGTACAAGCTGCACGTGCTGCTGGGCCTGACCCTGTTCGTGCTGTTCCCCTTCACCCGCCTGGTGCACATCGTCAGCGCGCCGGTGTGGTACCTGGGCCGGCGCTATCAAATTGTCCGGCAGAAAGCCTGA
- a CDS encoding peptidylprolyl isomerase, with protein sequence MTHASEAHLIASSEQQWPVISVNDVVISQQALAQELQYHPASDREEAVYMAARALVIRELMQQRIAELGLALQVGAGENPEEAATRLLLEREVQVPSCDEATCLRYYHSNRGRFHSAPLLAVRHILLECAPDDAEARSLALVQAEILHERLLQFPEQFAELAQKYSACPSKAQGGELGQISKGQTVPELERQLFTLAPGLALKPLESRYGWHLVSVDQRIEGQALPYEAVATAIRTQLQQGVWQKALVQYLQTLIGAADIRGIRLQGADSPLVQ encoded by the coding sequence ATGACGCACGCAAGCGAAGCGCACCTGATTGCCAGCAGCGAACAGCAGTGGCCGGTCATCAGTGTCAATGACGTGGTCATCAGCCAGCAGGCCCTGGCCCAGGAGCTGCAATACCACCCGGCCAGCGATCGCGAGGAGGCCGTGTACATGGCCGCCCGCGCCCTGGTGATCCGCGAGCTGATGCAGCAACGCATCGCCGAACTGGGGCTGGCGCTGCAGGTGGGCGCCGGCGAGAACCCGGAGGAAGCGGCCACGCGGTTGCTGCTGGAGCGCGAAGTGCAGGTGCCAAGCTGTGACGAGGCCACCTGCCTGCGCTACTACCACAGCAACCGCGGGCGCTTTCACAGCGCGCCGCTGCTCGCGGTACGGCACATCCTGCTCGAATGCGCGCCGGACGATGCCGAGGCGCGCAGCCTGGCCCTGGTGCAGGCCGAGATCCTCCACGAGCGGCTGTTGCAGTTCCCCGAGCAGTTCGCCGAGCTTGCGCAAAAGTACTCGGCCTGCCCGTCGAAGGCCCAGGGGGGTGAGCTGGGGCAGATCAGCAAGGGCCAGACCGTGCCGGAGCTTGAGCGCCAGCTGTTCACCCTGGCGCCGGGCCTCGCGCTCAAGCCGCTGGAAAGCCGCTACGGCTGGCACCTGGTCAGTGTCGACCAGCGCATCGAAGGCCAGGCCTTGCCCTACGAGGCAGTGGCCACGGCGATCCGCACCCAGTTGCAGCAGGGCGTGTGGCAAAAGGCGCTGGTGCAGTACCTGCAAACCCTGATCGGCGCCGCCGATATTCGTGGCATCCGCCTGCAGGGCGCCGATTCACCGCTGGTGCAATAA
- a CDS encoding methyl-accepting chemotaxis protein → MTRLTTAQRILIGFAIAPLALLGLAFYALHDLATLKEQAVVIVKQDWPKIEPIMVIATGVRDNARNTRDLLLDKDNLQVQQAIDTTKQRISQALATLEPLFYLPEGKAAYAALKASRETYVAAFTQVQTLIRQGDAQAAMTQLKQNVVPAEHEVYQHLESLMALQGQIFVEREQAAQALYNDARLNMLGLVVLCLLAVIAAALLVTRSVTRPLGGEPDTAARVLSRIAEGDLTIAVPTYGSADGSVMLNMQQMQQSLNSMVKHIAASVERVASSSEELSAVSSQTSSSLQLQGLEIEQAAAAVNEMTAAVDEVARNAVSTSEASKVSEQTAQRGREQVRETVASISTLADGVSDTSARIQQLAGRVQDISTVLDVIRSIAEQTNLLALNAAIEAARAGDAGRGFAVVADEVRALAHRTQVSTQEIEQMIGNIRQDTSEAVTAMLSSSELVHTTLDVAQRAGEALEAITRSISQINERNLMIASATEEQALVAREVDRNLVGIRNLSEQVLLGAQHTDSAGQDLAQMAGSLSQTVARFKV, encoded by the coding sequence ATGACCAGATTGACCACAGCACAACGTATCCTCATCGGTTTTGCCATCGCGCCCCTGGCGCTTCTGGGCCTGGCCTTTTATGCATTGCATGACCTGGCCACGCTCAAAGAGCAGGCGGTGGTGATCGTCAAACAGGACTGGCCGAAGATCGAACCGATCATGGTCATCGCCACCGGGGTGCGCGACAACGCACGCAACACCCGCGACCTGTTGCTCGACAAGGACAACCTGCAGGTGCAGCAGGCCATCGACACCACCAAGCAGCGCATCAGCCAGGCCCTGGCAACGCTTGAGCCGCTGTTCTACCTGCCCGAGGGCAAGGCCGCCTACGCTGCGCTGAAAGCCAGCCGCGAAACCTATGTCGCGGCGTTTACCCAGGTACAGACACTGATCCGCCAGGGTGACGCGCAGGCGGCAATGACCCAGCTCAAGCAAAACGTGGTACCCGCCGAGCACGAGGTATACCAGCACCTGGAAAGCCTGATGGCCTTGCAGGGGCAGATCTTCGTCGAGCGCGAACAGGCCGCCCAGGCCCTGTACAACGACGCCCGGCTGAACATGCTCGGCCTGGTCGTGCTGTGCCTGCTGGCGGTGATCGCCGCTGCGCTGCTGGTGACCCGCAGCGTCACCCGGCCGCTGGGCGGCGAGCCGGATACCGCCGCGCGGGTGCTCAGCCGGATCGCCGAGGGCGACCTGACCATCGCCGTGCCGACCTATGGCAGTGCCGACGGCAGCGTGATGCTCAACATGCAGCAGATGCAGCAGAGCCTGAACAGCATGGTCAAGCACATCGCAGCTTCGGTGGAGCGGGTCGCCAGTTCTTCCGAGGAACTCAGCGCGGTCAGCAGCCAGACCAGCAGCAGCCTGCAGCTGCAGGGCCTGGAAATCGAACAGGCGGCAGCGGCGGTCAACGAGATGACCGCCGCGGTGGACGAAGTGGCGCGCAACGCGGTGAGCACCAGCGAAGCCTCGAAGGTCTCCGAACAAACCGCCCAGCGTGGCCGTGAACAGGTACGCGAGACGGTCGCCTCGATCAGCACCCTGGCCGACGGCGTCAGCGATACCTCCGCGCGCATCCAGCAACTGGCCGGGCGTGTGCAGGACATCAGCACGGTGCTGGATGTGATCCGCAGCATCGCCGAACAGACCAACCTGTTGGCGCTCAACGCCGCCATCGAGGCGGCCCGCGCCGGTGATGCCGGGCGCGGCTTTGCCGTGGTCGCCGACGAGGTGCGGGCCCTGGCCCATCGTACCCAGGTGTCGACCCAGGAGATCGAGCAGATGATCGGCAACATCCGCCAGGACACCAGCGAGGCGGTGACCGCCATGCTCAGCAGCAGCGAGTTGGTGCACACCACCCTGGACGTGGCCCAGCGTGCCGGCGAAGCGTTGGAGGCGATCACCCGGTCGATTTCGCAGATCAACGAGCGCAACCTGATGATCGCCAGCGCCACCGAAGAACAGGCCCTGGTGGCCCGTGAGGTGGACCGCAACCTGGTGGGCATTCGCAACCTCTCCGAACAGGTGCTGCTGGGGGCGCAACACACCGACAGCGCCGGCCAGGACCTGGCGCAGATGGCCGGCAGCCTGAGCCAGACCGTGGCGCGCTTCAAGGTTTGA
- the narH gene encoding nitrate reductase subunit beta yields MKIRSQIGMVLNLDKCIGCHTCSITCKNVWTSREGMEYAWFNNVESKPGVGYPKEWENQDKWKGGWLRNANGSINPRIGGKFRVLANIFANPDLPSLDDYYEPFDFDYQHLHTAPLGEHQPTARPRSVVSGKRMEKIEWGPNWEEILGTEFAKRRKDKNFDQIQADIYGEYENTFMMYLPRLCEHCLNPACAASCPSGAIYKREEDGIVLIDQEKCRGWRMCISGCPYKKIYFNWKSGKSEKCIFCYPRIEAGMPTVCAETCVGRIRYLGVLLYDADRIAEVASTANEHDLYEKQLEIFLDPNDPAVIRQALEDGVPQSVIDAAQRSPVYKMAVDWQLALPLHPEYRTLPMVWYVPPLSPIQNAAAAGTVGMNGVIPDVDSLRIPLRYLANLLTAGDEKPVKRALKRLLAMRAYKRAEQVEGVQDLKVLEDVGLSVNQVEEMYRYLAIANYEDRYVVPSAHREEAMSDAFAERSGCGFSFGSGCSGSSDTNLFGAKKANRRDILKTVQLWEE; encoded by the coding sequence ATGAAGATCCGTTCACAAATCGGCATGGTCCTCAACCTGGACAAATGCATCGGCTGCCACACCTGTTCGATCACCTGCAAGAACGTCTGGACCAGCCGCGAAGGCATGGAATACGCCTGGTTCAACAACGTTGAATCCAAGCCCGGGGTCGGCTACCCGAAAGAGTGGGAAAACCAGGACAAGTGGAAGGGCGGCTGGCTGCGCAACGCCAACGGCTCGATCAACCCGCGCATCGGCGGCAAGTTCCGGGTGCTGGCGAACATCTTCGCCAACCCCGATCTGCCGAGCCTGGACGACTACTACGAGCCGTTCGACTTCGACTACCAGCACCTGCACACCGCGCCCCTGGGCGAGCACCAGCCGACCGCGCGGCCGCGCTCGGTGGTGTCCGGCAAGCGCATGGAAAAGATCGAATGGGGGCCGAACTGGGAGGAGATCCTCGGCACCGAGTTCGCCAAGCGGCGCAAGGACAAGAACTTCGACCAGATCCAGGCCGACATCTACGGTGAGTACGAAAACACCTTCATGATGTACCTGCCGCGCCTGTGCGAGCACTGCCTCAATCCTGCGTGCGCGGCGTCCTGCCCGAGCGGGGCGATCTACAAGCGCGAAGAGGACGGCATCGTCCTTATCGACCAGGAAAAATGCCGCGGCTGGCGCATGTGCATCAGCGGCTGCCCGTACAAGAAGATCTACTTCAACTGGAAGAGCGGCAAATCCGAGAAGTGCATCTTCTGCTACCCGCGCATCGAAGCCGGCATGCCTACCGTGTGCGCCGAAACCTGCGTCGGGCGCATCCGCTACCTCGGCGTGCTGCTGTATGACGCCGACCGCATTGCCGAGGTGGCCAGCACCGCCAACGAGCACGACCTGTACGAGAAGCAGCTGGAAATCTTCCTCGACCCCAACGACCCGGCGGTGATCCGCCAGGCCCTGGAGGACGGCGTACCGCAGTCGGTGATCGACGCCGCGCAACGCTCGCCGGTGTACAAGATGGCCGTCGACTGGCAGCTGGCGCTGCCGCTGCACCCGGAATACCGCACCTTGCCGATGGTCTGGTACGTACCGCCGCTGTCGCCGATCCAGAACGCCGCAGCTGCCGGCACCGTGGGCATGAACGGGGTAATCCCGGACGTCGACAGCCTGCGTATCCCATTGCGCTACCTGGCCAACCTGCTCACCGCCGGTGACGAAAAGCCGGTCAAACGCGCCCTCAAGCGCCTGCTGGCCATGCGCGCTTACAAGCGCGCCGAGCAGGTCGAGGGCGTGCAGGACCTCAAGGTGCTGGAGGACGTCGGCTTGAGCGTCAACCAGGTCGAGGAGATGTACCGCTACCTGGCCATCGCCAACTACGAAGACCGTTACGTGGTACCGAGTGCCCACCGCGAAGAGGCCATGAGCGATGCCTTCGCCGAGCGCTCCGGTTGCGGCTTCAGCTTCGGCAGCGGCTGCAGCGGCAGCTCCGACACCAACCTGTTCGGGGCGAAGAAGGCCAACCGCCGCGACATCCTCAAAACCGTACAGCTGTGGGAGGAATGA
- the moaA gene encoding GTP 3',8-cyclase MoaA: MSTVMQDGFGRQIDYLRMSVTDRCDFRCVYCMAKHMTFLPRQQVLTLEELRRLATLFVGQGVGKIRLTGGEPLIRPGIVELCRDIAALPGLRELVMTSNGSQLQRLARPLVEAGVKRINISLDSLDGQRFRAITRTGDLDQVLRGIEAAREAGFEGIKLNCVVMKGRNFDEVLALLQYAIDQRIDITFIEEMPLGEVGRARAESFCASDEIRALIASRHALLDSAEHSGGPARYVRLARHPATRIGFISPNSHNFCASCNRVRMTVEGRLLLCLGQEDSLDLRGLLRRYPLDDQPIISALQQALRRKPLRHDFNPQGEVQILRFMNMSGG; encoded by the coding sequence ATGAGCACTGTGATGCAGGACGGCTTCGGGCGGCAGATCGATTACCTGCGCATGTCAGTGACCGATCGTTGTGATTTTCGCTGTGTGTACTGCATGGCCAAACACATGACCTTCTTGCCGCGCCAGCAGGTGCTGACCCTCGAAGAGTTGCGGCGCCTGGCCACGCTGTTCGTCGGCCAGGGCGTGGGCAAGATCCGCCTGACCGGCGGCGAGCCGCTGATTCGCCCGGGTATCGTCGAGCTGTGCCGTGACATTGCCGCCTTGCCCGGCCTGCGTGAACTGGTGATGACCAGCAATGGCTCGCAGCTGCAGCGCCTGGCCCGGCCGCTGGTAGAGGCCGGGGTCAAGCGCATCAACATCAGCCTCGACAGCCTCGATGGCCAGCGCTTTCGGGCAATTACCCGCACGGGCGATCTGGATCAGGTGCTGCGCGGCATCGAGGCGGCGCGCGAGGCCGGTTTCGAAGGCATCAAGCTCAATTGCGTGGTGATGAAGGGGCGCAACTTCGATGAGGTGTTGGCGCTGCTGCAGTACGCCATCGACCAGCGCATCGACATCACCTTCATCGAGGAAATGCCCTTGGGCGAGGTCGGCCGTGCGCGCGCTGAGTCGTTTTGCGCCAGCGACGAGATACGGGCGCTGATTGCCAGCCGCCACGCTTTGCTCGATAGCGCCGAGCACAGCGGCGGGCCGGCGCGCTATGTGCGCCTGGCCCGGCACCCGGCAACGCGCATCGGTTTTATCTCGCCCAACAGCCACAACTTCTGCGCCAGCTGCAACCGGGTGCGGATGACCGTGGAAGGGCGCTTGCTGCTGTGCCTGGGGCAAGAGGATTCGCTGGATTTGCGCGGCTTGTTGCGGCGCTATCCGCTGGATGACCAACCGATCATCAGCGCTCTGCAACAGGCGTTGCGCCGCAAGCCGTTGCGCCATGATTTCAACCCGCAGGGGGAGGTGCAGATCTTGCGGTTCATGAACATGAGCGGCGGGTGA
- a CDS encoding DUF3079 domain-containing protein: MAKPFPVSPKHPERICWGCDRYCAANALACGNGADRTMHPAEMFGDDWNEQGDYGLASPADYEGAAQRATLLK; this comes from the coding sequence ATGGCCAAGCCCTTTCCTGTCAGCCCCAAGCACCCCGAGCGCATCTGCTGGGGCTGCGATCGCTACTGCGCGGCCAACGCCCTGGCTTGCGGCAACGGCGCCGACCGTACCATGCACCCGGCAGAGATGTTCGGTGACGACTGGAACGAGCAGGGTGACTACGGGTTGGCGTCGCCGGCCGACTACGAAGGCGCAGCGCAGCGGGCCACACTACTTAAATAG
- a CDS encoding anaerobic ribonucleoside-triphosphate reductase activating protein, protein MSRALRVGGMVPLTTLDYPGKLACVLFCQGCAWRCRYCHNPQLIPPRGRDELPWAQVLAFLQRRRGLLDAVVFSGGEATLQDSLPEAMAQVRAMGFAIGLHSAGIKPEAFARALPGADWVGFDVKALAEDCQLVTGVRGSGQANWRSLDSLLASGVDYECRTTVHWHLIDPPRFLTLARRLNALGVQRFVVQRVRTARMLDPQLPGASAHRLLPELWDTLHTLFPAFEVRD, encoded by the coding sequence ATGAGCCGAGCGCTGCGGGTCGGGGGCATGGTGCCCCTGACCACCCTCGATTACCCCGGCAAGCTCGCCTGTGTGCTGTTCTGCCAGGGCTGCGCCTGGCGCTGCCGTTACTGCCACAACCCGCAACTGATCCCGCCCCGGGGCCGTGATGAACTGCCCTGGGCGCAGGTGCTGGCGTTTTTGCAGCGTCGCCGCGGCCTGCTCGATGCCGTGGTGTTCAGCGGCGGTGAGGCAACCCTGCAGGACAGTCTGCCAGAGGCCATGGCCCAGGTGCGGGCCATGGGCTTTGCCATCGGCCTGCACAGTGCCGGGATCAAGCCTGAGGCGTTTGCCCGGGCATTGCCTGGGGCCGACTGGGTCGGCTTTGACGTCAAGGCGCTGGCCGAAGACTGCCAGTTGGTTACCGGCGTGCGCGGCAGTGGCCAGGCCAACTGGCGCAGCCTGGATTCCCTGCTGGCCAGCGGCGTCGACTACGAATGCCGCACCACGGTGCACTGGCACCTGATCGATCCACCGCGATTCCTCACCCTGGCCCGGCGCTTGAATGCGCTTGGGGTCCAACGCTTCGTCGTGCAGCGGGTACGCACGGCACGCATGCTCGACCCGCAGCTGCCCGGTGCTTCGGCACACAGATTGCTACCCGAGCTGTGGGACACCCTCCACACGCTGTTTCCCGCGTTTGAAGTACGCGACTAG
- the narJ gene encoding nitrate reductase molybdenum cofactor assembly chaperone, whose amino-acid sequence MRILKVISLLLDYPNEALVAGRDELEQAIIQAREISPRQRGALFELLELICNNDLMDGQEHYGALFGRGRSLSLLLFEHVHGESRDRGQAMVDMLAQYQAAGFAIGVKELPDYIPLYLEYLSTREDLEAREGLADVAHLLALLAARLEERESAYASCFRALLQIAGAEPHQAVADLREQVAAEQRDDSLEALDKIWEEEAVDFLKAEQQERCSSLPSAPGKAREESAVPLHWVDFQHQGQAAAPAGEVGNV is encoded by the coding sequence ATGCGCATCCTGAAAGTGATTTCGCTGCTACTCGATTACCCGAACGAAGCCCTGGTGGCCGGCCGCGACGAGCTGGAGCAGGCGATCATCCAGGCGCGGGAAATCAGCCCGCGCCAGCGCGGCGCGCTGTTCGAGCTGCTGGAGCTGATCTGCAACAACGACCTGATGGATGGCCAGGAGCATTACGGCGCGTTGTTTGGCCGTGGCCGTTCGTTGTCGCTGCTGTTGTTCGAGCATGTGCATGGCGAGTCCCGCGACCGCGGCCAGGCCATGGTCGACATGCTCGCCCAGTACCAAGCGGCGGGCTTTGCCATTGGCGTCAAGGAGCTGCCGGACTACATCCCGCTGTACCTGGAATACCTCTCGACCCGCGAAGACCTCGAGGCCCGCGAGGGCCTGGCCGATGTCGCGCACCTGCTGGCGCTGCTTGCCGCACGCCTGGAGGAGCGTGAGAGCGCCTACGCCAGTTGCTTCCGGGCGTTGCTGCAGATTGCCGGCGCCGAGCCGCACCAGGCGGTGGCTGATTTGCGCGAGCAAGTCGCCGCCGAGCAACGCGATGATTCTCTCGAAGCCCTGGACAAGATCTGGGAAGAGGAGGCGGTGGACTTTCTCAAGGCCGAGCAGCAGGAGCGTTGCAGCTCACTGCCAAGCGCGCCGGGCAAGGCCCGGGAAGAAAGCGCGGTACCGCTGCACTGGGTCGATTTTCAGCATCAAGGCCAGGCTGCTGCGCCGGCCGGGGAGGTGGGTAATGTCTAA